The region TGCATAATCCTACGCTGCACAGGTTTAAATCCATCTTCAATAGCAGGTACAGCACGTTCTAAAATAACATAAGATGCATAATCTAAAAACCAATCTTTGTACATTCCAGACACCCTAGTAATTGTCTCTTGATCTTCTGGAAGATTAGTATTTAATTCGTCGTTATCACTTTCTATCATTAATAATTACGCTTTATTTGAAATATTCTTTTTTACTATTTTACTTAGAGATTGCCCAATATACTTTCGTTTTCGTTGCGTCACTAAAGTTGTATTAAATCGCTCCTTTACTGTAGCTCCACTATCACTTTTAATATACAACACTAAACACCTATATATTAGATAGTTTTTAAATTTAAAACCAATTAAATTTTCTTTATAAAACTCAATCTCATGTGTTCTATAATTAATTTTTTCAGACAATAGTAACCCTTTGTTTGTTACTACAACTTGTTCGCCATCGCTATCATACTCAAAGTATTTTCCTATTCTATATACTGCTAAAAACACTACCATAAAAACCGACAGCACAATAACAAAAGTTAATCCAAAATTAGATGTTAAGTCGCTAAATGCTTTAAAAACCGTAGCCATGATAATAGCTAAGACAATTAAAACAAAATACACTGAAATTATAGTGTTTTTTACATGCCCGTTATCCGTTCTCATTTTTTTCTGCGACTAAATCTATTTCTACTTTCAGGTTATTTATAATGAATTTTTGACGCGTAGGTGTGTTTTTTCCCATATAGAATTCTAATAACTCCTCTATAGACATATCTTTATCTAACATGACAGGCTCTAAACGAATATTATCACCAATAAAATGCTTAAACTCGTCTGGAGAAATTTCACCCAACCCTTTAAATCGTGTAATCTCTGGCTTAGGTTTTAATTGATCGATAGCATTAACACGCTCTTGTTCTGAGTAGCAATAAATTGTTTTTTTCTTATTTCTAACTCTAAACAATGGTGTTTGTAAAATATACAAATGCCCTTCTTTTATAATCTCTGGGAAAAATTGTAAAAAGAATGTAATTAATAATAATCTAATATGCATTCCATCTACATCGGCATCTGTTGCAATTACAATATTATTATACCGTAAGTCTTCCATAGACTCTTCGATATTTAATGCCGCTTGAAGTAAATTAAATTCTTCATTCTCGTACACAATTTTTTTACTTAAACCATAGCAATTTAAAGGCTTCCCTTTTAAACTAAATACAGCTTGAGTATTTACATCTCGAGATTTTGTAATACTTCCCGAAGCCGAATCACCCTCGGTAATAAATAACGTAGACTCTAAATTACGTTCATTTTTAATATCACCAAAATGCACACGACAATCTCTTAATTTTTTATTGTGAAGACTAGCTTTTTTAGCACGATCTTTAGCTAATTTTCTAATTCCAGATAATTCTTTACGTTCGCGTTCTGCTTGTAGAATTTTTCGCTGAATTTTATCTGCTGAATCCGGATTTTTATGAAGAAAATTATCTAAATACGTCTTTATAAAATCATTTACATAGGTTCGCACCGTAGGCAATTCTCCTCCCATATCTGTAGAACCTAACTTTGTTTTAGTCTGGCTCTCAAAAACAGGTTCCATCACTTTTATAGCTATTGCCGTAACAATAGATTTTCTCACATCTGAAGCATCATAATTTTTACCATAAAATTCACGAACTGTTTTTACAACAGCTTCACGAAATGCAGATAAATGCGTTCCTCCTTGGGTTGTATTTTGCCCATTAACAAATGAATGATATTCTTCGGAATACTGCGTTTTACTATGCGTTAAAGCAACTTCAATATCGTCGCCTTTTAAGTGAATAATAGGATAAACCATATCACTTTCTTTAATATTTTCGCTAAGTAAATCTTTTAAACCATTTTCACTGTAGTATTTTTCACCATTATAAACTATAGTTAAACCTGGGTTTAAATACACATAATTTTTAAGCATTTTCTCGACATACTCATTTCTAAATTTATAATTTTTAAAAATGATCTCGTCTGGAATAAAAGTCACCTTTGTTCCTTTACGTCTCGTAGTTGACTCTAAAAACTCTTGGTTTTTTAAATTACCTTGTTCAAACTCGGCTGAAGCAGACTTTCCTTCTCTAGACGATTCTACTCTAAAATAAGAAGATAGTGCATTTACAGCTTTAGTACCTACACCATTTAGTCCCACAGATTTTTTAAAGGCTCGAGAATCATACTTCCCTCCAGTATTCATCTTAGACACGACATCTACAACTTTACCTAATGGTATACCACGCCCATAATCGCGAACAATAACTTTACTACCCTGAATAGAAATCTCTATCGTTTTTCCGGCGCCCATTACAAATTCGTCGATAGAGTTATCCAAAACTTCTTTAAGAAGAATATAGATACCATCATCTGCAGAAGAGCCATCTCCCAGTTTACCTATATACATCCCCGGTCGCATACGAATATGTTCTTTCCAGTCTAATGAACGTATATTATCTTCGGTATAATTGGTTTGGTCTAGCATAGATTTTTAGAGATGAGACGCTAATATAACATTTCGGCTTCAAAAATAAAACACTAACCCTAGTATTTATCAACAAAAAGAGCCAATACTTACGTATTGGCTCTGATATTTTATTTAAAAATT is a window of Formosa sediminum DNA encoding:
- a CDS encoding DNA topoisomerase IV subunit B, producing MLDQTNYTEDNIRSLDWKEHIRMRPGMYIGKLGDGSSADDGIYILLKEVLDNSIDEFVMGAGKTIEISIQGSKVIVRDYGRGIPLGKVVDVVSKMNTGGKYDSRAFKKSVGLNGVGTKAVNALSSYFRVESSREGKSASAEFEQGNLKNQEFLESTTRRKGTKVTFIPDEIIFKNYKFRNEYVEKMLKNYVYLNPGLTIVYNGEKYYSENGLKDLLSENIKESDMVYPIIHLKGDDIEVALTHSKTQYSEEYHSFVNGQNTTQGGTHLSAFREAVVKTVREFYGKNYDASDVRKSIVTAIAIKVMEPVFESQTKTKLGSTDMGGELPTVRTYVNDFIKTYLDNFLHKNPDSADKIQRKILQAERERKELSGIRKLAKDRAKKASLHNKKLRDCRVHFGDIKNERNLESTLFITEGDSASGSITKSRDVNTQAVFSLKGKPLNCYGLSKKIVYENEEFNLLQAALNIEESMEDLRYNNIVIATDADVDGMHIRLLLITFFLQFFPEIIKEGHLYILQTPLFRVRNKKKTIYCYSEQERVNAIDQLKPKPEITRFKGLGEISPDEFKHFIGDNIRLEPVMLDKDMSIEELLEFYMGKNTPTRQKFIINNLKVEIDLVAEKNENG